The following coding sequences lie in one Porphyromonas asaccharolytica DSM 20707 genomic window:
- a CDS encoding FimB/Mfa2 family fimbrial subunit, which yields MNKKIKALLTIGVLALVALTSSCQSDNKAPKGDQLAETYQEPNTFTIRFSVPSGDPVKYDLRRIQDEREYTIDKVMLYVFEDGKLALDPIPINNPALQPDPQDPTAMVYTHSSTDNKIPQGLVTIYAVANEDITTPLAKGDAVSKLTAQLAKGEQKANESSSLVVNGDGTTGTTDKIPMVGVKEDVVLFKQNVTVELERIVARIDIKNNVADNQLNITSVTLENANSKSILVDDHISNVPAASTKVGGVKPFLFTPGAARMEHNKVFYLYEGNQAGTTADEATYVVIKGTYRGVEKEYKIPFFDKAKNKGIDIVRNTIYRIVLGTDNTKYNLTFSIEVTDWDGPVNTVVTWDAITVAFDGTASTGFSYDAKKHELTAPKTAGTAYFTTSHNFGTAPTFTATAEASAASWLKASIDGSGKVKIEVSEAATTARHGLVTVTGTNPAYQYQILVKQGAK from the coding sequence ATGAACAAAAAAATCAAGGCACTCCTAACCATTGGAGTCCTAGCTCTGGTAGCTCTAACAAGCAGTTGCCAGTCAGACAACAAGGCGCCTAAGGGGGATCAGCTCGCTGAGACCTATCAGGAGCCCAACACGTTTACCATCCGCTTCTCAGTACCTTCGGGTGATCCCGTCAAGTACGACCTGCGTCGGATACAAGACGAGAGAGAGTACACGATCGACAAGGTCATGCTCTACGTCTTTGAGGATGGCAAGCTAGCGCTTGATCCTATCCCCATCAACAACCCCGCTCTGCAGCCAGATCCTCAGGATCCTACAGCGATGGTCTACACGCACAGCTCTACGGACAACAAGATCCCACAGGGCCTCGTCACCATCTACGCTGTCGCCAATGAGGATATCACGACACCGCTCGCTAAGGGCGATGCGGTTAGCAAGCTTACGGCTCAGCTCGCCAAGGGAGAGCAGAAAGCCAATGAGTCATCCAGCCTCGTGGTCAACGGAGACGGCACGACAGGCACTACCGACAAGATCCCTATGGTCGGAGTCAAGGAGGATGTTGTGCTCTTCAAGCAAAACGTAACAGTCGAACTAGAGCGTATCGTCGCTCGTATCGACATCAAGAACAATGTCGCCGACAATCAGCTCAACATCACTTCAGTTACCCTGGAGAATGCTAACTCAAAGAGCATCCTTGTCGATGATCATATTTCCAACGTACCCGCTGCTAGCACGAAGGTAGGTGGTGTCAAGCCCTTCCTCTTCACCCCAGGGGCAGCACGTATGGAGCATAATAAGGTTTTCTATCTCTATGAGGGCAACCAAGCCGGTACGACCGCTGATGAGGCTACCTATGTAGTAATCAAAGGTACATATCGTGGTGTAGAGAAGGAGTACAAGATCCCCTTCTTTGACAAAGCCAAGAACAAGGGTATCGACATCGTCCGTAACACTATCTATCGTATCGTACTTGGTACAGACAACACTAAGTACAACCTCACCTTCTCAATTGAGGTGACTGATTGGGACGGTCCAGTCAACACGGTCGTTACTTGGGACGCTATCACTGTAGCTTTTGACGGCACAGCCTCTACTGGCTTTAGTTACGATGCTAAGAAGCACGAACTCACCGCTCCTAAGACCGCAGGCACAGCTTACTTCACCACCTCGCACAACTTCGGGACCGCTCCCACCTTTACCGCAACGGCAGAGGCTTCAGCAGCTAGCTGGCTTAAGGCAAGCATTGATGGTAGTGGCAAGGTCAAGATTGAAGTTTCCGAAGCTGCTACGACCGCACGCCATGGTCTTGTGACCGTCACAGGCACTAATCCAGCCTACCAGTATCAGATCCTAGTAAAGCAGGGTGCGAAGTAA
- a CDS encoding TonB-dependent receptor, with protein sequence MRRIVQIICLMLVALYGVQAQQIDEAQGAVYEEQTGTPIPAVDVTWTAEGVTSQVRTDASGAYTISYSGTGRLTVIFNKSGYRAEVLELEWPREANRLERVTLTPMLTASDMADLTTTDFVMGDDGVTAGDISPLLTASRDPYTNKAGFQFSPMRFRVRGYDSYYQSQYLNGMQMNNMNNGYSSYSLWNGLNNVTRVQNNEDGLQPIDYSFGNIGGTMNILTRASGYRPGTTLTFSGSNRTYNYRTMITHATGMMPEGWAITASASRRWGNHSYVQGQFYDAWGYFLSLEKQFTPQHSLGLVVLAAPTERGVASGTTQEVYDLVGSNYYNPNVGFQGGYLRNARVRSNHEPIIQLQHYWQINDKNKLTTGVGYRFGWNAYSALNWGNGPDPRPDYYRNLPSYYGYMSETQDPDMAAYYEELWHSDCNMRYIDWDRLYNINRNNYQVIFDEKGRQIAEGNRSIYVVEDRRSDQRQFNFATTWNALINKHLRFDLGANYRLNRTANFNVIADLLGGDYWLDIDKYSERDFAQDPSKSQVDLDNPNRVVGVGDKYGHNYLAHIQEAELWGNLWGQSRHVDGYLAFTAGWTGMHREGLQRRGLFPDNSFGDSKHLNFLNYGVKGGVTYKITGRHYLVANAAWMQRAPYFADIFVSPRTRNQYVTDPRPERILSGDVSYVLRSPFVKGRITGFYTHFYDKTDNMSFYDDGYRAFSNYVLTNIESTHMGVEAGMEFKITPALTAIAVVSYGQYRYANNPDYVQTVDNSQKLLEQDRVYWKGFHVSGTPQTAANLSVSYQFPFYMWAGLDLNYFGRSFISLNPIRRTDKARANLPYDYVRQEVFPGGFTLDANVGYSWRIKSGVYLRLNLSASNLLNTKTLRSGGYEQLRVRYTKDGKMMRPFDSRYFYMYGTTFFFNAALQF encoded by the coding sequence ATGCGACGAATAGTACAAATTATATGCTTGATGCTAGTAGCTCTGTATGGAGTTCAAGCGCAGCAGATAGATGAAGCTCAAGGTGCAGTCTACGAGGAGCAGACGGGTACCCCTATACCTGCCGTTGATGTGACTTGGACTGCTGAGGGGGTCACCTCGCAGGTGCGTACTGATGCCTCGGGAGCTTATACCATATCCTATAGTGGCACGGGGCGGCTCACGGTCATCTTCAATAAGTCGGGCTACCGTGCTGAGGTTCTCGAACTGGAGTGGCCTCGTGAGGCTAACCGCCTAGAGCGTGTCACGCTCACGCCGATGCTGACGGCTAGTGATATGGCGGATCTTACGACGACGGACTTCGTGATGGGCGATGATGGCGTGACGGCTGGAGATATATCACCACTTCTGACCGCCTCGAGAGACCCTTATACGAATAAGGCGGGCTTTCAGTTTAGCCCGATGCGCTTTAGGGTGCGTGGCTACGACTCATATTACCAGTCGCAGTACCTCAACGGTATGCAGATGAATAATATGAACAATGGCTACTCCTCTTACTCCTTATGGAATGGACTAAACAATGTGACTCGTGTGCAGAATAATGAGGATGGCTTGCAGCCGATCGACTACTCCTTCGGTAACATTGGCGGAACGATGAATATCCTGACTCGTGCCTCGGGCTACCGTCCTGGTACGACGCTTACGTTCTCTGGGAGCAACCGCACCTACAACTACCGCACGATGATAACGCACGCCACGGGCATGATGCCTGAGGGGTGGGCGATCACCGCGAGTGCCTCACGTCGGTGGGGTAATCACTCTTACGTGCAGGGACAGTTTTACGATGCGTGGGGTTACTTCCTTTCACTTGAGAAGCAGTTTACCCCGCAGCACTCATTGGGCTTGGTGGTCCTAGCTGCTCCCACGGAGCGTGGTGTCGCCTCAGGTACGACGCAGGAGGTGTATGATCTGGTCGGGTCAAACTACTACAATCCGAACGTGGGCTTCCAAGGTGGTTACCTGCGCAATGCGCGTGTGCGCTCTAATCATGAGCCGATCATACAGCTGCAACACTACTGGCAGATCAATGATAAGAACAAGCTGACCACGGGCGTCGGCTACCGCTTCGGCTGGAATGCTTACTCTGCCCTCAACTGGGGCAATGGTCCTGATCCACGCCCTGACTACTACCGCAACTTGCCTAGCTACTACGGCTACATGAGCGAGACGCAAGATCCCGATATGGCGGCTTACTACGAGGAGCTTTGGCACTCAGACTGCAACATGCGCTACATTGACTGGGATCGACTATACAATATTAATAGGAACAACTATCAAGTCATTTTCGATGAGAAGGGACGTCAGATCGCCGAGGGTAACCGGAGTATCTACGTCGTCGAGGATAGACGGTCGGATCAGCGTCAGTTTAACTTCGCTACCACTTGGAATGCACTCATCAACAAGCATCTCCGCTTCGACCTAGGGGCCAACTATCGCCTGAATCGCACGGCAAACTTTAATGTCATCGCCGACCTTCTCGGCGGAGATTACTGGCTAGACATCGACAAGTACTCCGAGCGAGACTTCGCTCAGGATCCCTCGAAGTCTCAGGTAGACCTCGACAATCCCAACAGAGTGGTCGGGGTAGGGGACAAGTATGGTCACAACTACCTAGCGCACATACAGGAGGCTGAGCTATGGGGCAACCTGTGGGGACAGTCTCGTCATGTGGACGGCTACCTAGCTTTTACTGCAGGCTGGACGGGTATGCACCGCGAGGGGTTGCAGCGTAGAGGACTTTTCCCTGATAACTCCTTCGGAGACTCGAAGCATCTGAACTTCCTCAACTATGGTGTCAAGGGAGGTGTCACCTACAAGATCACAGGTCGTCACTACCTTGTAGCAAACGCCGCGTGGATGCAGCGTGCGCCCTACTTCGCAGACATCTTCGTGTCGCCTCGTACACGCAATCAGTATGTGACTGATCCACGTCCCGAGCGCATCCTGTCGGGTGATGTGAGCTACGTATTGCGCTCGCCTTTTGTCAAGGGGCGTATCACCGGTTTCTATACGCACTTCTACGACAAGACGGACAATATGAGCTTCTACGATGACGGGTACAGAGCTTTCTCTAACTATGTCTTGACAAATATCGAGTCGACCCATATGGGTGTCGAGGCTGGTATGGAGTTTAAGATCACGCCGGCTCTGACCGCTATCGCCGTCGTGAGCTACGGACAGTATCGCTATGCCAACAATCCTGACTACGTCCAGACGGTCGACAACAGTCAGAAGCTCCTAGAGCAGGATCGCGTCTACTGGAAGGGCTTCCACGTCTCTGGCACACCACAGACGGCAGCGAACCTAAGCGTCTCGTATCAGTTCCCCTTCTATATGTGGGCGGGGCTTGATCTCAACTACTTCGGGCGTAGCTTCATCAGCTTGAACCCGATACGTCGTACGGACAAGGCTCGTGCTAACCTCCCCTACGACTACGTTCGTCAGGAGGTCTTCCCAGGCGGCTTCACGCTTGATGCCAACGTGGGCTACTCGTGGCGTATCAAGTCGGGCGTCTACCTACGTCTCAACCTATCGGCCTCTAACCTGCTCAATACGAAGACCCTCCGCAGTGGTGGTTACGAGCAGCTACGTGTCCGCTACACCAAGGATGGCAAGATGATGAGACCCTTCGATAGTCGCTACTTCTATATGTACGGCACGACCTTCTTCTTCAACGCTGCACTACAGTTCTAA